One Etheostoma spectabile isolate EspeVRDwgs_2016 chromosome 12, UIUC_Espe_1.0, whole genome shotgun sequence genomic window carries:
- the apol1 gene encoding apolipoprotein L1 isoform X2, which translates to MNRYDNLDLELECDGGAETGGVFSGMFKKSPKPFGARTQSQDDLSVDKKLSASSDSLIETSSKPVKQTNSEVVDPAASGGQSSGDKQVKSNMIQHETKERSETPVVPPRPTEEEMKRTSSYAKVKAKGTEDNQDNQAMISSSARPSGSQQTKVKKHQHDPSMPHAGAKPQSDDEGLKEEDDSSPKEEQHVEEGQDKTETKVKKPQVKRHNPFMPRGKGKSIQRNAPDGAASKTAENEGGNRSLFDQLEDFSPDPAQPEDRQGVEDLMDWWNTVESWEDTFQEDDMTDKEEAKAFAVTADKVRKGIRVFNKLFSERAESLWQHVMDLNSIADGLDKFSKNTKIAQITGGSTSALGGVATITGLALAPFTMGTSLIVTAVGLGVATAGGLTSAGAGISNQVNNSMDRKKVEKIVQDYQEKMDDLNKCLTFVKQGIENLRRFDLIKMKKHAYNRDFPALNFNFYEDGAMAGKAILNNANEIMRVVQIANMAGSTAARAVQIASMATGVLAGLFVGMDIYFVAKDSKELKKGAKSEFAAKIREVALQLHDGLVELNGIRGELQTTTPDTHTRINTAAVDSEKKEKNDSSSEDEINHIKKEYENRVYV; encoded by the exons gaGACAGGAGGCGTGTTTAGTGGGATGTTTAAAAAGTCGCCAAAGCCTTTTGGAGCGAGGACACAATCTCAG GACGATTTGTCTGTGGATAAGAAACTCTCTGCCAGCAGTGACAGTCTCATAGAGACGTCTTCAAAG CCTGTGAAGCAGACAAATTCAGAGGTGGTGGATCCAGCTGCGAGCGGTGGCCAATCATCAGGCGACAAACAG GTCAAAAGCAACATGATTCAGCACGAGACAAAGGAAAGAAGTGAAACTCCAGTGGTCCCACCCAGACCAACTGAAGAG GAGATGAAGAGGACGTCCTCATACGCCAAAGTAAAAGCAAAAGGAACCGAGGATAATCAG GATAACCAGGCTATGATCTCCAGCTCTGCCAGACCATCAGGTAGTCAGCAG accAAGGTGAAAAAGCACCAGCATGATCCCTCTATGCCACATGCTGGAGCCAAG CCTCAGTCTGATGATGAAGGGCTGAAAGAAGAAGATGACTCTTCACCCAAAGAAGAACAGCATGTCGAGGAGGGCCAGGACAAAACAGAG accAAAGTCAAGAAACCACAAGTCAAGAGACACAATCCCTTCATGCCTCGGGGCAAG ggcAAAAGTATACAGAGGAACGCACCGGACGGTGCTGCAAGTAAAACAGCAGAG AATGAAGGTGGAAATAGATCCTTGTTTGACCAGCTGGAGGACTTCAGTCCTGACCCAGCACAGCCTGAAGACAGACAG GGTGTGGAGGACCTTAtggattggtggaacacagtggAGT CTTGGGAGGACACGTTTCAAGAGGATGACATGACAGATAAAGAAGAGGCCAA AGCGTTTGCTGTGACGGCAGACAAGGTGCGGAAGGGCATACGTGTCTTCAACAAACTGTTTTCGGAGCGCGCCGAGAGCCTCTGGCAGCACGTCATGGACCTCAACAGCATCGCGGACGGCCTGGACAAGTTCAGCAAGAACACAAAGATTGCTCAAATCACCGGCGGCTCTACCAGCGCCCTCGGGGGCGTGGCCACCATCACCGGTCTCGCCCTGGCCCCATTCACCATGGGGACCTCTTTGATTGTGACGGCGGTGGGACTGGGTGTAGCTACAGCCGGCGGGCTGACATCAGCAGGGGCCGGCATCTCCAACCAGGTCAACAACTCAATGGACCGCAAGAAGGTGGAGAAGATAGTGCAGGACTATCAGGAGAAGATGGACGACCTCAACAAGTGCCTGACGTTTGTCAAGCAGGGTATCGAGAACCTGAGGAGGTTTGACCTGATCAAAATGAAAAAGCACGCTTACAACCGTGACTTCCCAGCGCTCAATTTTAATTTCTACGAAGACGGCGCCATGGCAGGGAAGGCGATCCTCAACAACGCTAATGAGATCATGCGGGTGGTGCAGATTGCCAATATGGCGGGCAGCACAGCAGCCAGAGCGGTCCAGATCGCCAGTATGGCCACTGGTGTGCTCGCGGGACTCTTTGTAGGCATGGACATCTACTTTGTGGCCAAGGACTCCAAAGAACTGAAGAAAGGGGCCAAGTCAGAGTTTGCTGCTAAAATCAGGGAGGTGGCTTTGCAGCTGCATGATGGTCTGGTGGAGCTCAACGGGATACGAGGGGAGCTGCAGACCaccacaccagacacacacacacgcattaaTACAGCTGCTGTGGAcagtgaaaagaaagagaaaaatgacagTTCAAGTGAAGACGAAATCAACCACATTAAAAAGGAATATGAGAACCGAGTGTATGTTTGA
- the apol1 gene encoding apolipoprotein L1 isoform X4 has translation MFKKSPKPFGARTQSQDDLSVDKKLSASSDSLIETSSKPVKQTNSEVVDPAASGGQSSGDKQVKSNMIQHETKERSETPVVPPRPTEEEMKRTSSYAKVKAKGTEDNQDNQAMISSSARPSGSQQTKVKKHQHDPSMPHAGAKPQSDDEGLKEEDDSSPKEEQHVEEGQDKTETKVKKPQVKRHNPFMPRGKGKSIQRNAPDGAASKTAENEGGNRSLFDQLEDFSPDPAQPEDRQGVEDLMDWWNTVESWEDTFQEDDMTDKEEAKAFAVTADKVRKGIRVFNKLFSERAESLWQHVMDLNSIADGLDKFSKNTKIAQITGGSTSALGGVATITGLALAPFTMGTSLIVTAVGLGVATAGGLTSAGAGISNQVNNSMDRKKVEKIVQDYQEKMDDLNKCLTFVKQGIENLRRFDLIKMKKHAYNRDFPALNFNFYEDGAMAGKAILNNANEIMRVVQIANMAGSTAARAVQIASMATGVLAGLFVGMDIYFVAKDSKELKKGAKSEFAAKIREVALQLHDGLVELNGIRGELQTTTPDTHTRINTAAVDSEKKEKNDSSSEDEINHIKKEYENRVYV, from the exons ATGTTTAAAAAGTCGCCAAAGCCTTTTGGAGCGAGGACACAATCTCAG GACGATTTGTCTGTGGATAAGAAACTCTCTGCCAGCAGTGACAGTCTCATAGAGACGTCTTCAAAG CCTGTGAAGCAGACAAATTCAGAGGTGGTGGATCCAGCTGCGAGCGGTGGCCAATCATCAGGCGACAAACAG GTCAAAAGCAACATGATTCAGCACGAGACAAAGGAAAGAAGTGAAACTCCAGTGGTCCCACCCAGACCAACTGAAGAG GAGATGAAGAGGACGTCCTCATACGCCAAAGTAAAAGCAAAAGGAACCGAGGATAATCAG GATAACCAGGCTATGATCTCCAGCTCTGCCAGACCATCAGGTAGTCAGCAG accAAGGTGAAAAAGCACCAGCATGATCCCTCTATGCCACATGCTGGAGCCAAG CCTCAGTCTGATGATGAAGGGCTGAAAGAAGAAGATGACTCTTCACCCAAAGAAGAACAGCATGTCGAGGAGGGCCAGGACAAAACAGAG accAAAGTCAAGAAACCACAAGTCAAGAGACACAATCCCTTCATGCCTCGGGGCAAG ggcAAAAGTATACAGAGGAACGCACCGGACGGTGCTGCAAGTAAAACAGCAGAG AATGAAGGTGGAAATAGATCCTTGTTTGACCAGCTGGAGGACTTCAGTCCTGACCCAGCACAGCCTGAAGACAGACAG GGTGTGGAGGACCTTAtggattggtggaacacagtggAGT CTTGGGAGGACACGTTTCAAGAGGATGACATGACAGATAAAGAAGAGGCCAA AGCGTTTGCTGTGACGGCAGACAAGGTGCGGAAGGGCATACGTGTCTTCAACAAACTGTTTTCGGAGCGCGCCGAGAGCCTCTGGCAGCACGTCATGGACCTCAACAGCATCGCGGACGGCCTGGACAAGTTCAGCAAGAACACAAAGATTGCTCAAATCACCGGCGGCTCTACCAGCGCCCTCGGGGGCGTGGCCACCATCACCGGTCTCGCCCTGGCCCCATTCACCATGGGGACCTCTTTGATTGTGACGGCGGTGGGACTGGGTGTAGCTACAGCCGGCGGGCTGACATCAGCAGGGGCCGGCATCTCCAACCAGGTCAACAACTCAATGGACCGCAAGAAGGTGGAGAAGATAGTGCAGGACTATCAGGAGAAGATGGACGACCTCAACAAGTGCCTGACGTTTGTCAAGCAGGGTATCGAGAACCTGAGGAGGTTTGACCTGATCAAAATGAAAAAGCACGCTTACAACCGTGACTTCCCAGCGCTCAATTTTAATTTCTACGAAGACGGCGCCATGGCAGGGAAGGCGATCCTCAACAACGCTAATGAGATCATGCGGGTGGTGCAGATTGCCAATATGGCGGGCAGCACAGCAGCCAGAGCGGTCCAGATCGCCAGTATGGCCACTGGTGTGCTCGCGGGACTCTTTGTAGGCATGGACATCTACTTTGTGGCCAAGGACTCCAAAGAACTGAAGAAAGGGGCCAAGTCAGAGTTTGCTGCTAAAATCAGGGAGGTGGCTTTGCAGCTGCATGATGGTCTGGTGGAGCTCAACGGGATACGAGGGGAGCTGCAGACCaccacaccagacacacacacacgcattaaTACAGCTGCTGTGGAcagtgaaaagaaagagaaaaatgacagTTCAAGTGAAGACGAAATCAACCACATTAAAAAGGAATATGAGAACCGAGTGTATGTTTGA
- the apol1 gene encoding apolipoprotein L1 isoform X1, whose product MNRYDNLDLELECDGGAQKSALFGGMFKRSSKSAQPQETGGVFSGMFKKSPKPFGARTQSQDDLSVDKKLSASSDSLIETSSKPVKQTNSEVVDPAASGGQSSGDKQVKSNMIQHETKERSETPVVPPRPTEEEMKRTSSYAKVKAKGTEDNQDNQAMISSSARPSGSQQTKVKKHQHDPSMPHAGAKPQSDDEGLKEEDDSSPKEEQHVEEGQDKTETKVKKPQVKRHNPFMPRGKGKSIQRNAPDGAASKTAENEGGNRSLFDQLEDFSPDPAQPEDRQGVEDLMDWWNTVESWEDTFQEDDMTDKEEAKAFAVTADKVRKGIRVFNKLFSERAESLWQHVMDLNSIADGLDKFSKNTKIAQITGGSTSALGGVATITGLALAPFTMGTSLIVTAVGLGVATAGGLTSAGAGISNQVNNSMDRKKVEKIVQDYQEKMDDLNKCLTFVKQGIENLRRFDLIKMKKHAYNRDFPALNFNFYEDGAMAGKAILNNANEIMRVVQIANMAGSTAARAVQIASMATGVLAGLFVGMDIYFVAKDSKELKKGAKSEFAAKIREVALQLHDGLVELNGIRGELQTTTPDTHTRINTAAVDSEKKEKNDSSSEDEINHIKKEYENRVYV is encoded by the exons CAAAAATCAGCGTTATTCGGTGGGATGTTCAAAAGATCCTCCAAGTCTGCACAACCACAG gaGACAGGAGGCGTGTTTAGTGGGATGTTTAAAAAGTCGCCAAAGCCTTTTGGAGCGAGGACACAATCTCAG GACGATTTGTCTGTGGATAAGAAACTCTCTGCCAGCAGTGACAGTCTCATAGAGACGTCTTCAAAG CCTGTGAAGCAGACAAATTCAGAGGTGGTGGATCCAGCTGCGAGCGGTGGCCAATCATCAGGCGACAAACAG GTCAAAAGCAACATGATTCAGCACGAGACAAAGGAAAGAAGTGAAACTCCAGTGGTCCCACCCAGACCAACTGAAGAG GAGATGAAGAGGACGTCCTCATACGCCAAAGTAAAAGCAAAAGGAACCGAGGATAATCAG GATAACCAGGCTATGATCTCCAGCTCTGCCAGACCATCAGGTAGTCAGCAG accAAGGTGAAAAAGCACCAGCATGATCCCTCTATGCCACATGCTGGAGCCAAG CCTCAGTCTGATGATGAAGGGCTGAAAGAAGAAGATGACTCTTCACCCAAAGAAGAACAGCATGTCGAGGAGGGCCAGGACAAAACAGAG accAAAGTCAAGAAACCACAAGTCAAGAGACACAATCCCTTCATGCCTCGGGGCAAG ggcAAAAGTATACAGAGGAACGCACCGGACGGTGCTGCAAGTAAAACAGCAGAG AATGAAGGTGGAAATAGATCCTTGTTTGACCAGCTGGAGGACTTCAGTCCTGACCCAGCACAGCCTGAAGACAGACAG GGTGTGGAGGACCTTAtggattggtggaacacagtggAGT CTTGGGAGGACACGTTTCAAGAGGATGACATGACAGATAAAGAAGAGGCCAA AGCGTTTGCTGTGACGGCAGACAAGGTGCGGAAGGGCATACGTGTCTTCAACAAACTGTTTTCGGAGCGCGCCGAGAGCCTCTGGCAGCACGTCATGGACCTCAACAGCATCGCGGACGGCCTGGACAAGTTCAGCAAGAACACAAAGATTGCTCAAATCACCGGCGGCTCTACCAGCGCCCTCGGGGGCGTGGCCACCATCACCGGTCTCGCCCTGGCCCCATTCACCATGGGGACCTCTTTGATTGTGACGGCGGTGGGACTGGGTGTAGCTACAGCCGGCGGGCTGACATCAGCAGGGGCCGGCATCTCCAACCAGGTCAACAACTCAATGGACCGCAAGAAGGTGGAGAAGATAGTGCAGGACTATCAGGAGAAGATGGACGACCTCAACAAGTGCCTGACGTTTGTCAAGCAGGGTATCGAGAACCTGAGGAGGTTTGACCTGATCAAAATGAAAAAGCACGCTTACAACCGTGACTTCCCAGCGCTCAATTTTAATTTCTACGAAGACGGCGCCATGGCAGGGAAGGCGATCCTCAACAACGCTAATGAGATCATGCGGGTGGTGCAGATTGCCAATATGGCGGGCAGCACAGCAGCCAGAGCGGTCCAGATCGCCAGTATGGCCACTGGTGTGCTCGCGGGACTCTTTGTAGGCATGGACATCTACTTTGTGGCCAAGGACTCCAAAGAACTGAAGAAAGGGGCCAAGTCAGAGTTTGCTGCTAAAATCAGGGAGGTGGCTTTGCAGCTGCATGATGGTCTGGTGGAGCTCAACGGGATACGAGGGGAGCTGCAGACCaccacaccagacacacacacacgcattaaTACAGCTGCTGTGGAcagtgaaaagaaagagaaaaatgacagTTCAAGTGAAGACGAAATCAACCACATTAAAAAGGAATATGAGAACCGAGTGTATGTTTGA
- the apol1 gene encoding apolipoprotein L1 isoform X5 — MNRYDNLDLELECDGGAETGGVFSGMFKKSPKPFGARTQSQDDLSVDKKLSASSDSLIETSSKPVKQTNSEVVDPAASGGQSSGDKQEMKRTSSYAKVKAKGTEDNQDNQAMISSSARPSGSQQTKVKKHQHDPSMPHAGAKPQSDDEGLKEEDDSSPKEEQHVEEGQDKTETKVKKPQVKRHNPFMPRGKGKSIQRNAPDGAASKTAENEGGNRSLFDQLEDFSPDPAQPEDRQGVEDLMDWWNTVESWEDTFQEDDMTDKEEAKAFAVTADKVRKGIRVFNKLFSERAESLWQHVMDLNSIADGLDKFSKNTKIAQITGGSTSALGGVATITGLALAPFTMGTSLIVTAVGLGVATAGGLTSAGAGISNQVNNSMDRKKVEKIVQDYQEKMDDLNKCLTFVKQGIENLRRFDLIKMKKHAYNRDFPALNFNFYEDGAMAGKAILNNANEIMRVVQIANMAGSTAARAVQIASMATGVLAGLFVGMDIYFVAKDSKELKKGAKSEFAAKIREVALQLHDGLVELNGIRGELQTTTPDTHTRINTAAVDSEKKEKNDSSSEDEINHIKKEYENRVYV, encoded by the exons gaGACAGGAGGCGTGTTTAGTGGGATGTTTAAAAAGTCGCCAAAGCCTTTTGGAGCGAGGACACAATCTCAG GACGATTTGTCTGTGGATAAGAAACTCTCTGCCAGCAGTGACAGTCTCATAGAGACGTCTTCAAAG CCTGTGAAGCAGACAAATTCAGAGGTGGTGGATCCAGCTGCGAGCGGTGGCCAATCATCAGGCGACAAACAG GAGATGAAGAGGACGTCCTCATACGCCAAAGTAAAAGCAAAAGGAACCGAGGATAATCAG GATAACCAGGCTATGATCTCCAGCTCTGCCAGACCATCAGGTAGTCAGCAG accAAGGTGAAAAAGCACCAGCATGATCCCTCTATGCCACATGCTGGAGCCAAG CCTCAGTCTGATGATGAAGGGCTGAAAGAAGAAGATGACTCTTCACCCAAAGAAGAACAGCATGTCGAGGAGGGCCAGGACAAAACAGAG accAAAGTCAAGAAACCACAAGTCAAGAGACACAATCCCTTCATGCCTCGGGGCAAG ggcAAAAGTATACAGAGGAACGCACCGGACGGTGCTGCAAGTAAAACAGCAGAG AATGAAGGTGGAAATAGATCCTTGTTTGACCAGCTGGAGGACTTCAGTCCTGACCCAGCACAGCCTGAAGACAGACAG GGTGTGGAGGACCTTAtggattggtggaacacagtggAGT CTTGGGAGGACACGTTTCAAGAGGATGACATGACAGATAAAGAAGAGGCCAA AGCGTTTGCTGTGACGGCAGACAAGGTGCGGAAGGGCATACGTGTCTTCAACAAACTGTTTTCGGAGCGCGCCGAGAGCCTCTGGCAGCACGTCATGGACCTCAACAGCATCGCGGACGGCCTGGACAAGTTCAGCAAGAACACAAAGATTGCTCAAATCACCGGCGGCTCTACCAGCGCCCTCGGGGGCGTGGCCACCATCACCGGTCTCGCCCTGGCCCCATTCACCATGGGGACCTCTTTGATTGTGACGGCGGTGGGACTGGGTGTAGCTACAGCCGGCGGGCTGACATCAGCAGGGGCCGGCATCTCCAACCAGGTCAACAACTCAATGGACCGCAAGAAGGTGGAGAAGATAGTGCAGGACTATCAGGAGAAGATGGACGACCTCAACAAGTGCCTGACGTTTGTCAAGCAGGGTATCGAGAACCTGAGGAGGTTTGACCTGATCAAAATGAAAAAGCACGCTTACAACCGTGACTTCCCAGCGCTCAATTTTAATTTCTACGAAGACGGCGCCATGGCAGGGAAGGCGATCCTCAACAACGCTAATGAGATCATGCGGGTGGTGCAGATTGCCAATATGGCGGGCAGCACAGCAGCCAGAGCGGTCCAGATCGCCAGTATGGCCACTGGTGTGCTCGCGGGACTCTTTGTAGGCATGGACATCTACTTTGTGGCCAAGGACTCCAAAGAACTGAAGAAAGGGGCCAAGTCAGAGTTTGCTGCTAAAATCAGGGAGGTGGCTTTGCAGCTGCATGATGGTCTGGTGGAGCTCAACGGGATACGAGGGGAGCTGCAGACCaccacaccagacacacacacacgcattaaTACAGCTGCTGTGGAcagtgaaaagaaagagaaaaatgacagTTCAAGTGAAGACGAAATCAACCACATTAAAAAGGAATATGAGAACCGAGTGTATGTTTGA
- the apol1 gene encoding apolipoprotein L1 isoform X3 produces the protein MNRYDNLDLELECDGGAQKSALFGGMFKRSSKSAQPQETGGVFSGMFKKSPKPFGARTQSQDDLSVDKKLSASSDSLIETSSKPVKQTNSEVVDPAASGGQSSGDKQEMKRTSSYAKVKAKGTEDNQDNQAMISSSARPSGSQQTKVKKHQHDPSMPHAGAKPQSDDEGLKEEDDSSPKEEQHVEEGQDKTETKVKKPQVKRHNPFMPRGKGKSIQRNAPDGAASKTAENEGGNRSLFDQLEDFSPDPAQPEDRQGVEDLMDWWNTVESWEDTFQEDDMTDKEEAKAFAVTADKVRKGIRVFNKLFSERAESLWQHVMDLNSIADGLDKFSKNTKIAQITGGSTSALGGVATITGLALAPFTMGTSLIVTAVGLGVATAGGLTSAGAGISNQVNNSMDRKKVEKIVQDYQEKMDDLNKCLTFVKQGIENLRRFDLIKMKKHAYNRDFPALNFNFYEDGAMAGKAILNNANEIMRVVQIANMAGSTAARAVQIASMATGVLAGLFVGMDIYFVAKDSKELKKGAKSEFAAKIREVALQLHDGLVELNGIRGELQTTTPDTHTRINTAAVDSEKKEKNDSSSEDEINHIKKEYENRVYV, from the exons CAAAAATCAGCGTTATTCGGTGGGATGTTCAAAAGATCCTCCAAGTCTGCACAACCACAG gaGACAGGAGGCGTGTTTAGTGGGATGTTTAAAAAGTCGCCAAAGCCTTTTGGAGCGAGGACACAATCTCAG GACGATTTGTCTGTGGATAAGAAACTCTCTGCCAGCAGTGACAGTCTCATAGAGACGTCTTCAAAG CCTGTGAAGCAGACAAATTCAGAGGTGGTGGATCCAGCTGCGAGCGGTGGCCAATCATCAGGCGACAAACAG GAGATGAAGAGGACGTCCTCATACGCCAAAGTAAAAGCAAAAGGAACCGAGGATAATCAG GATAACCAGGCTATGATCTCCAGCTCTGCCAGACCATCAGGTAGTCAGCAG accAAGGTGAAAAAGCACCAGCATGATCCCTCTATGCCACATGCTGGAGCCAAG CCTCAGTCTGATGATGAAGGGCTGAAAGAAGAAGATGACTCTTCACCCAAAGAAGAACAGCATGTCGAGGAGGGCCAGGACAAAACAGAG accAAAGTCAAGAAACCACAAGTCAAGAGACACAATCCCTTCATGCCTCGGGGCAAG ggcAAAAGTATACAGAGGAACGCACCGGACGGTGCTGCAAGTAAAACAGCAGAG AATGAAGGTGGAAATAGATCCTTGTTTGACCAGCTGGAGGACTTCAGTCCTGACCCAGCACAGCCTGAAGACAGACAG GGTGTGGAGGACCTTAtggattggtggaacacagtggAGT CTTGGGAGGACACGTTTCAAGAGGATGACATGACAGATAAAGAAGAGGCCAA AGCGTTTGCTGTGACGGCAGACAAGGTGCGGAAGGGCATACGTGTCTTCAACAAACTGTTTTCGGAGCGCGCCGAGAGCCTCTGGCAGCACGTCATGGACCTCAACAGCATCGCGGACGGCCTGGACAAGTTCAGCAAGAACACAAAGATTGCTCAAATCACCGGCGGCTCTACCAGCGCCCTCGGGGGCGTGGCCACCATCACCGGTCTCGCCCTGGCCCCATTCACCATGGGGACCTCTTTGATTGTGACGGCGGTGGGACTGGGTGTAGCTACAGCCGGCGGGCTGACATCAGCAGGGGCCGGCATCTCCAACCAGGTCAACAACTCAATGGACCGCAAGAAGGTGGAGAAGATAGTGCAGGACTATCAGGAGAAGATGGACGACCTCAACAAGTGCCTGACGTTTGTCAAGCAGGGTATCGAGAACCTGAGGAGGTTTGACCTGATCAAAATGAAAAAGCACGCTTACAACCGTGACTTCCCAGCGCTCAATTTTAATTTCTACGAAGACGGCGCCATGGCAGGGAAGGCGATCCTCAACAACGCTAATGAGATCATGCGGGTGGTGCAGATTGCCAATATGGCGGGCAGCACAGCAGCCAGAGCGGTCCAGATCGCCAGTATGGCCACTGGTGTGCTCGCGGGACTCTTTGTAGGCATGGACATCTACTTTGTGGCCAAGGACTCCAAAGAACTGAAGAAAGGGGCCAAGTCAGAGTTTGCTGCTAAAATCAGGGAGGTGGCTTTGCAGCTGCATGATGGTCTGGTGGAGCTCAACGGGATACGAGGGGAGCTGCAGACCaccacaccagacacacacacacgcattaaTACAGCTGCTGTGGAcagtgaaaagaaagagaaaaatgacagTTCAAGTGAAGACGAAATCAACCACATTAAAAAGGAATATGAGAACCGAGTGTATGTTTGA
- the apol1 gene encoding apolipoprotein L1 isoform X6 — protein MFKKSPKPFGARTQSQDDLSVDKKLSASSDSLIETSSKPVKQTNSEVVDPAASGGQSSGDKQEMKRTSSYAKVKAKGTEDNQDNQAMISSSARPSGSQQTKVKKHQHDPSMPHAGAKPQSDDEGLKEEDDSSPKEEQHVEEGQDKTETKVKKPQVKRHNPFMPRGKGKSIQRNAPDGAASKTAENEGGNRSLFDQLEDFSPDPAQPEDRQGVEDLMDWWNTVESWEDTFQEDDMTDKEEAKAFAVTADKVRKGIRVFNKLFSERAESLWQHVMDLNSIADGLDKFSKNTKIAQITGGSTSALGGVATITGLALAPFTMGTSLIVTAVGLGVATAGGLTSAGAGISNQVNNSMDRKKVEKIVQDYQEKMDDLNKCLTFVKQGIENLRRFDLIKMKKHAYNRDFPALNFNFYEDGAMAGKAILNNANEIMRVVQIANMAGSTAARAVQIASMATGVLAGLFVGMDIYFVAKDSKELKKGAKSEFAAKIREVALQLHDGLVELNGIRGELQTTTPDTHTRINTAAVDSEKKEKNDSSSEDEINHIKKEYENRVYV, from the exons ATGTTTAAAAAGTCGCCAAAGCCTTTTGGAGCGAGGACACAATCTCAG GACGATTTGTCTGTGGATAAGAAACTCTCTGCCAGCAGTGACAGTCTCATAGAGACGTCTTCAAAG CCTGTGAAGCAGACAAATTCAGAGGTGGTGGATCCAGCTGCGAGCGGTGGCCAATCATCAGGCGACAAACAG GAGATGAAGAGGACGTCCTCATACGCCAAAGTAAAAGCAAAAGGAACCGAGGATAATCAG GATAACCAGGCTATGATCTCCAGCTCTGCCAGACCATCAGGTAGTCAGCAG accAAGGTGAAAAAGCACCAGCATGATCCCTCTATGCCACATGCTGGAGCCAAG CCTCAGTCTGATGATGAAGGGCTGAAAGAAGAAGATGACTCTTCACCCAAAGAAGAACAGCATGTCGAGGAGGGCCAGGACAAAACAGAG accAAAGTCAAGAAACCACAAGTCAAGAGACACAATCCCTTCATGCCTCGGGGCAAG ggcAAAAGTATACAGAGGAACGCACCGGACGGTGCTGCAAGTAAAACAGCAGAG AATGAAGGTGGAAATAGATCCTTGTTTGACCAGCTGGAGGACTTCAGTCCTGACCCAGCACAGCCTGAAGACAGACAG GGTGTGGAGGACCTTAtggattggtggaacacagtggAGT CTTGGGAGGACACGTTTCAAGAGGATGACATGACAGATAAAGAAGAGGCCAA AGCGTTTGCTGTGACGGCAGACAAGGTGCGGAAGGGCATACGTGTCTTCAACAAACTGTTTTCGGAGCGCGCCGAGAGCCTCTGGCAGCACGTCATGGACCTCAACAGCATCGCGGACGGCCTGGACAAGTTCAGCAAGAACACAAAGATTGCTCAAATCACCGGCGGCTCTACCAGCGCCCTCGGGGGCGTGGCCACCATCACCGGTCTCGCCCTGGCCCCATTCACCATGGGGACCTCTTTGATTGTGACGGCGGTGGGACTGGGTGTAGCTACAGCCGGCGGGCTGACATCAGCAGGGGCCGGCATCTCCAACCAGGTCAACAACTCAATGGACCGCAAGAAGGTGGAGAAGATAGTGCAGGACTATCAGGAGAAGATGGACGACCTCAACAAGTGCCTGACGTTTGTCAAGCAGGGTATCGAGAACCTGAGGAGGTTTGACCTGATCAAAATGAAAAAGCACGCTTACAACCGTGACTTCCCAGCGCTCAATTTTAATTTCTACGAAGACGGCGCCATGGCAGGGAAGGCGATCCTCAACAACGCTAATGAGATCATGCGGGTGGTGCAGATTGCCAATATGGCGGGCAGCACAGCAGCCAGAGCGGTCCAGATCGCCAGTATGGCCACTGGTGTGCTCGCGGGACTCTTTGTAGGCATGGACATCTACTTTGTGGCCAAGGACTCCAAAGAACTGAAGAAAGGGGCCAAGTCAGAGTTTGCTGCTAAAATCAGGGAGGTGGCTTTGCAGCTGCATGATGGTCTGGTGGAGCTCAACGGGATACGAGGGGAGCTGCAGACCaccacaccagacacacacacacgcattaaTACAGCTGCTGTGGAcagtgaaaagaaagagaaaaatgacagTTCAAGTGAAGACGAAATCAACCACATTAAAAAGGAATATGAGAACCGAGTGTATGTTTGA